In Aptenodytes patagonicus chromosome 21, bAptPat1.pri.cur, whole genome shotgun sequence, the genomic stretch CCCAAGACACTCCCCCGGTCCTCCTTGGGAAAGACTGAGCACTGCAGCGAGCATCTCGTATTTCAGCTTCACCACTTGCACAAGCTAGGACTGGGAATACTCTGTCAtctggtgttaaaaaaaaaaaaaaaaaggtggggaaagAAGTCTCCCAAAGATTTCAAGGTATCCCCGACGGCCCGAGAGGGAGCTGGGTGTAAAAACACAGGAATATCAGGCAACACGGGCACAAGAGGGACCAGATCACACTGCTGCGGGTTTATTAACACAACCGTCGAGTAGTTACTGCCTTTTGTTCACCCGATCTTGGCTCTAGAGAGTGAACTTTTAACTCCAAAATGCTTCCATTCCCCCATTTGTTCGGGCAGGCAGCATGTACGTAAGCTCACGGCACCTGTTCTGTGTCACGCTGTAGAAAATGACAACTacttaattaaagaaaaagagcaattaTTCAGTGTGTGCGCGGTGTACGATTTGCCCTTGCCGCAGCGACTGGAGTCCAACCTCATACCTGAAATGAAACGGGGGAAAGTCTTCGCAGCCTCTGGAGCTGCAAACTCCAGCACCCAGGCTGTGCTGTAAACACCGCGAGCTGCAATTTGCAGCGCTGACCCTGCCCCAAACCAGAGGCAGATCCACCCGTGCAAATCACAGCCTCGGCTGTGCCTGGGACTTGCAGAGGAGCAGCTGCCCTACCAGCGGGCCAGCAGCTGCCGGAGTCGGAGCAAAGAGGGAAGCAAGTTCACGTGAAGGTTTTCCTTCCACCGCAGATGCTACCTCCTACCTcattctcccttccctttcctccaattctctctccctcaACCTTTCAGGCACGGTtttccctctgcccctgccctgcctctgcctccagccCTTGTGGCTCCGCTCCCCCTCGGCTCCACTCTGAAGGTGGAGACACCCACTCCTCCCCAGGGTCTTCCGCTCCCTTCTTTCCTCCGGACCTGACCCTCCTTCACCCACCTCCGCAGAGGCCTTCCCCTCCCTGCGGCAGCTcctcacccccccagcccccgagCCCTGCCCTAACccagcctcccttcctcctccgGGCCCGCAGGtccccctcaccctgccctcccCTAACACACACCAGCTACGGATCTGCCTTTCGCCTCGCCCTGCCTTAGCCCTGCCATCCCCCTCCTTCGCCCTTACCCCGGCCCTGGCCCGGCCCAGCTCAGCtaagcccagcccagcccagccccttcTCCCGGCCCAGGCATGGCATGGCCTggcctagcctagcctagcctagcctagcccagcccagctcagccccttcCCTTGGCCTGggctggcctggcctggcccagctcagcccagcccagccccgtcTCCCAGCCCAGGCCTGACCTAGCCTGGCCCggcccagcacagcacagcccagcccagctcagttCAGCGCCTGGCGTGGCCTGGCCTGGCCCAGCCCCGTCTCCCGGCTCAGGCCTGGCCTAGcctagcccagcccagcccagccccttggcttggcttggcttggcctggcccggcccggcccggcccggctcggctcggctcggcccccGACCCGACCCCACTTCCGGGTCCCCTCCCGCAAGGCCTTGTGGGCCGGCCCCCGCCCTGCGCGATCTCGCGCGACCTCCCCAGCGCCGCGCGCGCCCCCGGGACGCGTGACGCGaaggcgggggcggggagggctaTTGCATCACCGCGGTGCGCGCAGCGCTCCCCGCGTGACGTCAACGCTTCCCCTTCCCCAACGCCCGCGGAGGGaaaaggcggggggaggaggcggcccccgctccgcccccTCCCAGGAGTGACGGCTGCGTTGACCAACGAGAAGCGGTCCAGGTGTGAGTGATGCGGCGGGCGGCCAGTGGCGGGGGCggagcggcgggagggggcggggacgggcggccggggcgggctgggctgggctgcgccTGTCAGCGGGGCGGCGGGATGGCGGCGCTCTACGCCTGCACCAAGTGCCACCAGCGCTTCCCCTTCGAGgcgctgagccagggccagcagctctgcaaggtCCGGGACTGCCGGCGGGGCctggggcggccggcgggggccctTGGGGGAAGgggacccggggcggggggaggggggggggctgtctGTGAGGGAGCTGCttgggtgggggggcaggggccgAGTGGAGGGCTGCTTGTGAGGGAGGGTAGGCAGGGGGTGTTCTGGAGGGGGCTTTCAGAGGGACTGGGGGTAATTGGGGGGCTGTTtatgggggggccctgggggcatCTAGGGAGGCTGGGGCCTCGGGGTGGTTATTTGGGGCCTGAGGGTACGGGGTGGGCAGTTGAGGGCTGTGTGGGTGGGGTCCTGGGAGCATTCGGGAGGTTTTGAGGGGCTGGAGGCATGGGGGCAGCTGGTAGAGCCTGGGGGCTGTTGGGGGGGGTATGGTATTGAGGGGCTAATAGGGGAGCTGTTTGTCAGGGGGACCTGAGGGCACCGAAGGctgtttgggggtgctgggggtatTTGGAGGGCGTTGGAGAGGGAGTCACAGGGCCGTTGGGGAGGAATTGGGGGGGAGGTGGACGCTGTTCACGAGGGAAGGCCTGGGGACAACTGAAGGGCTGTTTGTGAGGGAGGCTGTTAGCAAGGGGAGAGGCCTGGGGCATTTGGGGGATGCCGGGGTGTTTGGGAGGGTCTGGGGACGTTTGGGGGAGGCCTTACGGTATCTTGAAGGAGGGAGGTGGGTCGTGGGAGACAATCTGGGTGGGTGGGGCAGTTTGGGTGGGGAAGAATGAGATCAGGGATGAGACAGGGAACGGACGGCGAGAAATGGAGTAGCCTGGGATTGCTGAGGCAGATGGGGCAAAGGACGTGAGCACAGGGGAACCGCCGAGGCATGGGGTGAGAGGAGAGCGGGGCCAGAGGCATTCCGGGCACAGGAAGCTCGTGGAGGGCAGAGGTGTGAATAACTGGCAGGACTCTCTGTTCCTGCCCTGGGAGGTGAGGCCAACCACTGTGACCCTTGTCTGTGGGCGTTGGGCACAAATAAGCCCTTGTTACGAATCTCAGTTTACTTCTGGCTCACCTGTGACACATGCCATTCCTGTCAcccttcctctgctctcagcCCTTGTAAGAGCAGCGTGAGTGTACAGGGAGGAAATGTTTTGCGTTTGACGGATGTGTGTGCGTGTGGTGGGAGCGGAGGTCAGCAGGTAGTCTGGGATTTCGGGAAACGGTGTGCGGGAGAAGCACTCTGAGACTCACCGAACGCTTCTGTTGTTGCAGGAGTGCCGGATTGCACATCCCATTGTTAAATGCACTTACTGCAGGACTGAATTCCAGCAGGAAAGGTAAATGCCCGCTGAGCTGGGGAGACCTATGTTTTCTTTAGAACAGACACACCCGGGGAACTGTAATGTTTCCACACCTTTGATGACTGAGCCTTAACCTGTAGATTGTTGCTGTGGAAGACTTGGGGGACCTTTGGCCTTCTTCAAAGGTCTGCCGGGCAAGTCCGTGTGCCTCTGCGGTGTCCTTAGATTTACACCTTTtgcttggcttttatttttggtCAGTGCTCAGATGTATCTTCCAGTGCAGGATCTGGGTGCATCTTCCCGCGAGTTTTCCTCTTACCTGATTTCCGGTAtccaaaaattatttcctaatgTGTTTCCTTTAGctgtgcttttgcctttttgCAAGTTACGTAGCTTACAGAGGAAGGATTGGTAAACCCAGTAGCTGCATGCGGGCATTGTGTGGGGTGTTCTTTCCTGTGTTTGTTGGACAAATACACCTCTGTCCTGACCTCCCTTAACCTTGTCAACCAGAGCAGACCTCCTCCAGAACTGAGGCTGTCACCAGTGCTGAATCACGCCTGCTGCCAGTTAGCCGGTGATCAGACTCCTGTATTTGTAAGGACAAAAAACTGGTGTCATCTGGGGATGCCTTAATTAAAAGATACCTCCTAGTAATACCACTTTTTGGCAAATTATCCTCAACCAGATGGGGATAGGAAATGCACTTTGATATCTGAGTCCCTAGTGAAGACAAATACAGCCTCGCCACTGGAGACGGAGCCTAGGGGGGACTGGGATCCTAACCACAGAGGTTTAATTTCCTTTGGGGAAGTGTTAATAGAATGATCTGTCCTTCTTTTTAACAGCAAAACCAACACAATATGCAAGAAGTGCGCTCAGAATGTGAAGCTCTATGGCACAGTAAGTGAGCGGGGCTCGTTCTCACCAGCCTCTTCTCCTTTCGTCTTTCTTGTCTTTATCCTGCTGAATCCCAGAGCAGTTTATGGGCTGGCTCTGTTGTAATAGCATGACTGATCAATAATACGCGCGTCCCTCAAGCGTGAAgcttttaccttttctcttcttttagtACAGAAAAGAGCAGCTCTGCATCATTTTAGGCCAGGAAATGAACTATTCGATATCCAATAGAAACAAGAGCGTGCTTACACAAACTGAGATTGCTGCAGGAAGCAgtgataaatctttttttcctgcttgtctgaaatctgaaaaagagattttgatTGTTTCTATTTTGGTGTTATACATTTTCTAAACATTTCATAGTGCCTGATAAATGGTCTGGGTGCCATGGCTAAATACACTTAGCTAGAGACCAGGGGTCCAAATGTGTTTATGTCTCCTGGATCAGCATTATAGTTAGCTTGGAACAGGGAAATAAAAGTTTTGAAGTgatggggagaaggggaaagagcaATGTATTAATGTAAGTAGAAGGCACTGCTGTAtcagttgtttttgtttcttaaagcCAAAACCCTGCCAGTACTGCAACATAATAGCAGCGTTTATTGGAAACAAGTGCCAGCGTTGCACAAACTCTGAAAAGAAGTATGGACCTCCGCACTcctgtgagcagtgcaagcagcaGTGTGCGTTTGACCGGAAGGACGATAGAAAGAAGGTCAGTATCTCTGTAAAAGGAGTCCGAAAAGGTAAAAAGGCTGATCACAGTGATTGTCTGTCCATCTCCTTCACGTGTTCTCGGGCGTTTCAAAAGGGGGTTGTGAAGTATTTTTCTGGAGTTCAGCTTTGCTGCGGGAGCTGTGTTTTGGAGCTGTTTAATCTTTGAGCCCCTCTACTCCTCTGTCAGATCTACTGAGAAAGATCTCTTGAATTTGGCCTAAGGGTTAGGTGGgctggcaaaggaggaggagCCTCAGTGAAATGTGAGGTACCTGCtcggggagagggatggggaacgATATTTGTGCCATAGCCTGAGGAGCTGAAAGTGTCATACCTCCACCAGGAAACCCATTCCATGGCTCCTGCGCCCTCTTTGCCTAAACAACATAAGTGCTCCTTAGGAGGTGTGTATTTCTAAGGCCTGCTTCCTGCAGGCTGTGAAATTCTATCGTTCGTTTTGGATGCTGCACTGATAATCCCTGTCCTCCTGCTGATCCTCCTTGAGCAGAGACCCTTGCTGTTTTGGTCTCCAGTGACTACCCTGTCACGTACCATTCCTCGGCAGGGCCTCGGCAGAAATCCCGCTAGAGTTAGCCTGTCTTGGTGAATGGGTGCTATAAGATGGTCTGTAAGCAAAGCTCGGCAGAGACCGCAGTTACGATAGATTAGCTGCTATTGATGAGTTCTGTCTGCATTGCACCAGCCATGCCAGATGCACTTCTTACCGCTTCCAGGCACGCGAGGGATCCTTTTTGAGTCGCTGCTTGCACATATGTGATCTTAAGCCTGAAGGTGCTTCTTGTCTTCTCTGTGTTTGGTTTGTGGGCAGGAAGCAAGACCAAAACTtctccccctctctttctctctcaccttCCAGGTGGATGGAAAGCTGCTATGCTGGTTATGCACGCTATCCTATAAACGGGTCCTACAGAAGACCAAAGAGCAGTGCAAACACCTGAGCAGCTCTTCCCGGGCAAGCCTGCAAGAGAAGGAACAGTACAGTAGGCTCAGCGGTGGCAGCCACTATAACAGGTAACCTGCACGAGCTTTTCCGTTGTGCGGGCTGAGCTTGCCTCTGGGGTGAGCAAACAGGGTGCCTGGCTGCACCACGCTCCTTAGGTACGCTTCCTAAAGTAACTGGGAGAAGCGCCTGGGGGCTTGGTACCTTGGTGGTGGGTTTTGGCAGCCGTCTGTTGCTCAGGAGAATCTGGCTAAGTCAGGCTTTGTTAGATTGCAAACCCCACTGTGCTGGAGTAGACTTGTAGTCCGACAGTGCTTCTTGGTGATTCAGCTTACTGAACTTGTACACAATTAAAGCTAAATTGCATTTGTAAAATTTAATGATTGAAATGTAGATTTTAAGCATGAGTTCTTCACCTACGTACTGATCTGACTGACGcgttgttttctgtttatttttagtcTCCAGCTACTCttcaaggaattaattttttatcgTTCTTTCTTGCGCtaggaaatactgttttaataGGTTCAAAGTGGGTGGGAATATTTATCTGCTTCTCTGTCTTAGACTGCAAGTCATTCAGGTTCTG encodes the following:
- the FAM76A gene encoding protein FAM76A isoform X4; its protein translation is MAALYACTKCHQRFPFEALSQGQQLCKECRIAHPIVKCTYCRTEFQQESKTNTICKKCAQNVKLYGTPKPCQYCNIIAAFIGNKCQRCTNSEKKYGPPHSCEQCKQQCAFDRKDDRKKVDGKLLCWLCTLSYKRVLQKTKEQCKHLSSSSRASLQEKEQYSRLSGGSHYNSQKTLSTSSIQNEIPKKKAKFDAISANGDSFSPDLALDSPGTDHFVIIAQLKEEVATLKKMLHQKDQMILEKEKKITELKADLQYQESQMRAKMNQMEKTHKEVMEQLQWFPKAGHAGCSACVGTVYPAAAFAVAQRGRLP
- the FAM76A gene encoding protein FAM76A isoform X5, encoding MAALYACTKCHQRFPFEALSQGQQLCKECRIAHPIVKCTYCRTEFQQESKTNTICKKCAQNVKLYGTPKPCQYCNIIAAFIGNKCQRCTNSEKKYGPPHSCEQCKQQCAFDRKDDRKKVDGKLLCWLCTLSYKRVLQKTKEQCKHLSSSSRASLQEKEQYSRLSGGSHYNSQKTLSTSSIQNEIPKKKAKFDAISANGDSFSPDLALDSPGTDHFVIIAQLKEEVATLKKMLHQKDQMILEKEKKITELKADLQYQESQMRAKMNQMEKTHKEVMEQLQAKNRELLKQAAALSKGKKPEKSGAITSP